In a single window of the Rhizobium tropici CIAT 899 genome:
- a CDS encoding carbohydrate ABC transporter permease, with protein sequence MSFRNRTHDPRVQAAILLAPAMLIYVIFALYPMLNVVVLSFQKWNGLDPQRPFVGLANYQYVFTQDPVFWVAFRNTVIWTIMCVIFPPMVGLLLALSLNLKLFARNTFRAIFYLPVIIAPIAVATMWKWMYDPFFGLFTEILTSMGLQGWIQDWLGDKDIALYSVFVAFLWQSVGFSMVLFLAGLQSVSQTLVEAARIDGAGRWNIFRYVTLPALRTTLTIVLVLSVISSLKAFDIVYGLTGGGPAQSTQMLALWAFTQAMQIFDFGRGAAISVVLLLITIAIVIPYLRWTQKHEEAEQ encoded by the coding sequence ATGTCATTCCGCAATCGTACTCATGATCCCCGCGTCCAGGCAGCGATCCTGCTTGCGCCGGCCATGCTGATCTATGTGATTTTCGCGCTTTATCCGATGCTGAACGTGGTGGTGTTGAGCTTTCAGAAATGGAACGGCCTCGATCCGCAGCGCCCGTTCGTCGGCTTGGCAAACTATCAATATGTCTTCACGCAGGATCCGGTCTTCTGGGTTGCCTTCCGCAACACCGTGATCTGGACGATCATGTGTGTGATCTTTCCGCCCATGGTCGGGTTGCTGCTGGCGCTGAGCCTCAATCTGAAACTCTTTGCCCGCAATACCTTTCGCGCCATCTTCTATTTGCCCGTCATCATCGCCCCGATCGCGGTCGCGACCATGTGGAAATGGATGTATGACCCCTTCTTCGGTCTCTTCACCGAAATCCTGACATCGATGGGGCTGCAGGGCTGGATCCAGGACTGGCTCGGCGACAAGGATATCGCACTTTATTCGGTCTTCGTCGCCTTTCTCTGGCAATCCGTCGGCTTTTCCATGGTGCTGTTTCTCGCCGGCCTGCAGAGTGTCTCGCAAACGCTGGTGGAAGCCGCCCGCATCGATGGCGCCGGGCGCTGGAACATCTTCCGTTATGTCACCCTGCCCGCGCTGCGCACGACGCTGACCATCGTGCTGGTGCTGTCGGTCATTTCCTCACTGAAGGCCTTCGACATCGTCTACGGCCTGACCGGAGGCGGGCCGGCGCAATCGACGCAGATGCTGGCGCTCTGGGCCTTCACGCAGGCCATGCAGATCTTCGATTTCGGCCGCGGTGCTGCGATCTCCGTCGTCCTGCTGCTCATCACCATCGCCATCGTCATTCCCTATCTGCGCTGGACGCAGAAGCATGAGGAGGCAGAACAATGA
- a CDS encoding DUF5060 domain-containing protein: MSNASVEKWGVFEAAFNGPSSGNPYLDVAFDAVFSQNSREIRVPGFYDGDGVYRVRFMPDNEGDWSFHTHSKTSELDGKTGSFVATKPSEGNHGPVHVHNKFHFAYADGKPFLSFGTTCYAWTHQPLDMQAQTLETLKKSRFNKIRMGIFPKDYPYNVNEPLHACFEKGADGKEDFDRPNPVLFRHFESQVAALCDLGIEADIIMFHPYDRWGYTDMSAEQDFRYVAYLAARLAAYRNVWWALANEYDFLLDTKPLQQWDRYFHILEENDPYGHLKSIHNGDPTMNFDHRKPWVTHTCIQNWDVKRTQEWRDAYGKPVVNDEPEYEGNIIQSWGNLTAEELVHRFWITMTRGGYAGHGETYSHPEDLIWWAKGGELRGEAWKRIGFLRDLLEQDVVNGLEPMASFGEWPWTRVSGARDGDVSYIYLGEHQPVIWSTGLPKDGTDYDVDIIDTWEMTITPAKKVEAPIPHPTRHGAIVRGGKADAAFGVELPGRPYQALRIRKKH, translated from the coding sequence ATGTCCAACGCGTCCGTCGAAAAATGGGGTGTCTTCGAAGCGGCCTTCAACGGTCCTTCGAGCGGCAATCCCTATCTCGATGTGGCATTCGATGCCGTCTTCAGCCAGAACAGCCGCGAGATCCGCGTACCAGGCTTCTACGATGGCGACGGCGTCTATCGCGTTCGCTTCATGCCGGACAATGAAGGCGATTGGTCGTTCCACACGCACTCGAAGACATCGGAACTGGATGGCAAGACCGGTTCTTTCGTCGCGACCAAGCCGTCCGAGGGCAACCACGGGCCCGTGCATGTCCATAACAAGTTCCACTTCGCCTATGCCGACGGCAAGCCTTTCCTGTCGTTCGGCACGACCTGCTATGCCTGGACGCACCAGCCACTCGACATGCAAGCCCAGACGCTTGAGACGCTGAAGAAATCGCGCTTCAACAAGATCCGCATGGGCATCTTTCCGAAGGACTATCCCTATAACGTCAACGAGCCGCTCCATGCCTGCTTTGAAAAGGGCGCCGACGGCAAGGAGGATTTCGACCGGCCGAACCCGGTTCTCTTCCGTCATTTCGAGAGCCAGGTCGCAGCGCTCTGCGATCTCGGCATCGAAGCCGATATCATCATGTTTCACCCCTACGACCGCTGGGGTTACACCGACATGTCGGCCGAGCAGGATTTCCGCTATGTCGCCTATCTCGCGGCACGGCTTGCCGCCTATCGCAACGTCTGGTGGGCGCTTGCAAACGAGTACGACTTCCTTCTCGACACCAAACCGCTGCAGCAATGGGATCGCTATTTCCACATTCTCGAGGAGAACGATCCTTACGGCCATCTGAAGTCCATCCATAACGGCGACCCGACGATGAACTTCGATCATCGCAAGCCCTGGGTGACCCATACCTGCATCCAGAACTGGGATGTGAAGCGCACGCAGGAATGGCGCGATGCCTATGGCAAGCCTGTTGTCAACGACGAGCCGGAATATGAGGGCAACATCATCCAGTCATGGGGCAACCTGACGGCTGAAGAGTTGGTGCATCGCTTCTGGATCACAATGACGCGCGGCGGCTATGCCGGCCATGGCGAAACCTATTCGCATCCGGAAGATCTGATCTGGTGGGCGAAGGGCGGCGAACTGCGCGGCGAAGCCTGGAAGCGTATCGGCTTCCTGCGCGATCTCCTCGAGCAGGATGTCGTCAACGGTCTTGAACCCATGGCCTCGTTCGGCGAATGGCCCTGGACCCGCGTCTCCGGCGCGCGCGACGGCGATGTCAGCTACATCTATCTCGGCGAGCACCAGCCGGTCATCTGGTCTACCGGCCTGCCCAAGGACGGAACCGACTATGACGTCGACATCATCGACACGTGGGAGATGACGATCACGCCGGCAAAGAAGGTGGAAGCGCCCATCCCGCATCCGACACGCCATGGCGCCATCGTGCGCGGCGGCAAGGCGGATGCCGCCTTCGGCGTGGAACTGCCGGGCAGGCCATACCAGGCGTTGCGCATCCGCAAGAAGCATTGA
- a CDS encoding LysR substrate-binding domain-containing protein codes for MRDLIESDLLRTFLVITETSNFSTAAQRIGRTQSAVSAQIRRLEDTIGETLFERSARGAVLTQAGTQLLPYAQRVIELLNEAAANIRTKPLDGPVRIGIPEEYSQTVLPAALAAFAIRHPAVEVTVSCDYTVHNLAALEKDELDLAVVFDWNNQSKGEVLCVDPTVWVTSLVHRVHEATPMPIAVYRDSTWCRDFALKSLEQIGRRYRIAFVADTSSGLKNAVSAGLAVTTLSRSNIPHGCRELTGDDGFPPVDSSRVVLRRNPYHSSEAIRELAEMVREAFRPMSAPLQP; via the coding sequence ATGCGCGACCTCATTGAAAGCGACCTTCTGCGGACGTTTCTCGTCATCACCGAGACGTCCAATTTTTCCACGGCCGCTCAAAGGATCGGCCGCACGCAATCGGCCGTCAGCGCCCAGATCAGGCGGCTGGAGGATACGATCGGCGAAACGCTCTTCGAAAGAAGTGCACGTGGCGCCGTCCTCACCCAAGCCGGCACTCAATTGCTTCCCTACGCGCAGCGCGTAATCGAACTCCTGAACGAGGCGGCGGCAAATATCCGTACCAAACCGCTCGACGGGCCGGTCCGGATCGGGATTCCGGAGGAATATAGCCAGACTGTGTTGCCGGCGGCACTGGCCGCCTTCGCCATCCGGCATCCCGCTGTCGAGGTCACCGTTTCATGCGATTACACGGTGCATAATCTGGCCGCGCTGGAAAAAGATGAACTGGACCTGGCCGTCGTCTTCGACTGGAACAACCAGAGCAAGGGCGAAGTTCTTTGTGTCGATCCAACGGTCTGGGTAACATCATTGGTGCATCGTGTGCATGAGGCAACCCCCATGCCCATCGCTGTTTATCGGGATTCGACATGGTGCCGCGATTTCGCTCTGAAATCATTGGAGCAAATCGGGCGGCGTTATCGTATTGCCTTCGTCGCCGATACGAGTTCCGGCTTGAAGAACGCCGTTTCCGCCGGACTTGCCGTAACGACGCTGTCGCGCAGCAACATTCCGCATGGCTGTCGTGAACTGACGGGTGATGACGGTTTCCCGCCGGTCGATTCCTCCCGTGTCGTGCTTCGACGCAATCCCTATCATTCGAGCGAAGCGATCCGGGAACTGGCAGAGATGGTGCGCGAGGCCTTTCGTCCTATGTCGGCTCCGCTGCAGCCGTAA
- a CDS encoding DMT family transporter, with amino-acid sequence MTFQLPARSAFASDYERGVILVATAMLAWSCSGIYARLLTTDIWTAIAWRSLFGGLFLLIPSFFLEGGFSRRQWASIFHPAGLAMLVCQTVSQACFIGALYTTTVANVTMIYATAPFIAAFLSWIMLKERVAKRTLIAGGICLIGVAVIVASSIGGGTGVGDLLALGMTVTFALIIVIPRMDPSIPILPSSVVSGLLTFVVFVPFASTSSVDIQNWLLLAAFGATNFALAFVLFLFGSRKMPAADAALISSMEIVLTPFWVWLFFSEMPPVATFVGGAIIFATIVWHTAIDLRHSRRRRAPVNGL; translated from the coding sequence ATGACATTCCAGCTCCCGGCCCGCTCCGCTTTTGCCAGCGATTATGAGAGGGGCGTTATTCTTGTGGCGACAGCAATGCTTGCGTGGAGCTGCAGTGGCATCTACGCGCGCCTGCTGACCACGGACATATGGACGGCGATCGCCTGGCGGTCGCTGTTTGGCGGCCTGTTTCTGCTGATTCCAAGCTTTTTCCTCGAAGGCGGGTTTTCGCGCAGGCAATGGGCATCGATCTTTCACCCTGCCGGGCTGGCGATGCTGGTTTGCCAGACCGTCAGCCAGGCCTGCTTCATCGGTGCGCTCTATACGACCACGGTCGCAAACGTGACGATGATCTATGCGACCGCACCGTTCATCGCCGCCTTCCTCAGCTGGATCATGCTGAAGGAACGGGTAGCAAAACGGACCTTGATCGCAGGTGGCATCTGCCTCATCGGCGTTGCTGTAATCGTTGCCTCATCGATCGGCGGCGGTACGGGTGTCGGCGATCTGTTGGCGCTCGGCATGACGGTCACCTTCGCCCTCATCATCGTCATCCCGCGCATGGACCCCAGTATCCCGATCCTGCCGTCGAGCGTCGTCAGCGGGCTTTTGACATTCGTCGTCTTCGTGCCTTTTGCCTCGACGAGCTCGGTAGATATTCAAAATTGGCTTTTGCTAGCGGCTTTCGGCGCGACGAATTTCGCGCTCGCCTTTGTCCTTTTCCTCTTCGGTTCGAGAAAAATGCCTGCCGCCGACGCTGCGCTTATCAGTTCGATGGAAATCGTGCTGACGCCGTTCTGGGTGTGGCTCTTCTTCTCGGAGATGCCGCCGGTTGCCACTTTTGTCGGCGGCGCGATCATCTTCGCGACGATCGTCTGGCATACCGCGATCGATCTCCGGCATAGCCGCCGCCGTCGGGCACCCGTCAATGGGCTATAG
- a CDS encoding ABC transporter ATP-binding protein — MSGLIIKNVRKSYGAVNIIHGVDVAISDGEFVILVGPSGCGKSTLLRMIAGLEDITGGEISIGGRVVNDLPPKDRDIAMVFQNYALYPQMTVAQNMGFALQLAGAKRAEIDQKVGEAAKILGLQPLLDRKPAQLSGGQRQRVAMGRAIVRDPKVFLFDEPLSNLDAKLRVKMRAEIKALHQRLKTTIVYVTHDQIEAMTMADKIVVLQGGKVEQVGSPLELYDRPRNVFVAGFLGSPAMNFLEGKLTGGASPELVLPTGTRIQLANAPAQSEGREVVLGIRPEDISFASEAGVTATVTVVEPTGSETHVALELEGKELTWVMRERAELVPGQTIQISLKTPDLHFFDKASQQRL; from the coding sequence ATGTCCGGATTGATCATCAAGAACGTCAGGAAGTCCTACGGCGCGGTAAACATCATCCATGGCGTCGACGTGGCGATCTCGGACGGCGAATTCGTCATTCTCGTCGGCCCCTCGGGCTGCGGCAAGTCAACGCTGCTGCGGATGATCGCGGGGCTTGAGGATATCACCGGCGGGGAAATCTCGATCGGTGGACGGGTGGTCAACGACCTGCCACCGAAAGATCGCGACATCGCCATGGTGTTCCAGAACTATGCGCTCTATCCGCAAATGACTGTGGCGCAGAATATGGGCTTTGCGCTGCAGCTTGCCGGGGCGAAGCGCGCCGAAATCGATCAGAAGGTCGGCGAAGCAGCCAAGATCTTGGGCCTGCAGCCATTATTGGATCGCAAGCCCGCTCAGCTTTCCGGCGGCCAGCGCCAGCGCGTCGCCATGGGCCGCGCCATCGTGCGCGACCCGAAAGTCTTCCTGTTCGATGAACCGCTTTCCAATCTCGATGCCAAGCTGCGCGTGAAGATGCGCGCCGAAATCAAGGCGCTGCATCAGCGCCTGAAGACGACGATCGTTTACGTAACCCATGATCAGATTGAAGCCATGACCATGGCCGACAAGATCGTCGTGCTGCAGGGCGGAAAGGTCGAGCAGGTCGGCTCGCCGCTCGAGCTTTACGATCGCCCGAGAAATGTCTTTGTCGCAGGCTTCCTCGGCTCTCCGGCCATGAATTTTCTCGAAGGCAAGCTTACCGGCGGTGCCTCGCCGGAATTGGTTTTACCAACCGGCACACGCATCCAACTCGCCAACGCTCCGGCGCAATCGGAGGGTCGGGAGGTTGTTCTCGGCATACGTCCAGAAGATATTTCCTTCGCATCGGAGGCTGGCGTTACCGCAACCGTGACCGTCGTCGAACCCACTGGCTCGGAAACGCACGTGGCGCTCGAGTTGGAAGGCAAGGAATTGACCTGGGTCATGCGGGAACGCGCCGAACTCGTACCAGGCCAGACAATTCAGATCTCGCTCAAGACGCCGGACCTGCACTTCTTCGACAAGGCCAGTCAGCAACGACTGTAG
- the dhaL gene encoding dihydroxyacetone kinase subunit DhaL, producing MTTIGTEELKLLFVRIAEAMAREKDRLCELDGVIGDADHGIAMELGFAAAAKAVSELDSSASDPTLVFNTAAKSFLNAVGASSGPLYATALMRAGAVAKGKSSLSDDDMVEVFSAFARGIQDRGKAEVGEKTMVDAWAPAAAACRAARDQGLSLADCLAAAFKAGEAGAEATKSMIAAKGRSSRLGDRALGHMDPGAASAVVIMACFRDHFT from the coding sequence ATGACCACGATCGGAACGGAAGAACTGAAGTTGCTTTTCGTGCGGATCGCTGAGGCGATGGCCCGCGAAAAGGATCGTCTCTGCGAGCTGGACGGCGTGATCGGCGATGCCGATCATGGCATCGCCATGGAGCTTGGCTTTGCCGCCGCCGCGAAAGCGGTTTCGGAGCTGGATTCATCGGCATCCGACCCGACACTGGTCTTCAATACGGCCGCGAAATCCTTCCTCAACGCGGTCGGCGCCTCATCCGGACCGCTTTATGCGACGGCGCTCATGCGTGCGGGTGCCGTCGCCAAGGGAAAATCTTCGTTGAGCGATGACGATATGGTCGAGGTATTTTCGGCCTTTGCGAGAGGTATTCAGGATCGAGGCAAGGCAGAGGTTGGCGAAAAGACCATGGTCGATGCCTGGGCACCCGCCGCCGCAGCCTGCCGTGCCGCCCGGGATCAAGGACTTTCACTTGCCGACTGTTTGGCCGCCGCCTTCAAAGCCGGTGAAGCGGGTGCGGAAGCCACCAAAAGCATGATCGCGGCGAAAGGCCGGTCATCGCGCCTCGGCGACCGGGCGCTGGGGCACATGGACCCCGGCGCGGCGTCGGCCGTCGTCATCATGGCCTGCTTTCGCGACCACTTCACCTGA
- a CDS encoding ABC transporter substrate-binding protein, producing MAGNFKYARWFGAAALAVAAFSATNVAAEDLTLWTLNFDNGAANGALKKVAKDFEAANPGTHIEIVQRGVDEHKTALRVAAGSSKGPDIYFSWAGLGLGGEYVKAGLSLPLDKYYIQYKWNDELLPSAAAFADLYPGGKHGVPFTFKGEAIYYNKKLFQKAGITGEPKTYEELLAAADKLKAAGIPAFTFGGSVNWHVMRLMDVLLETKCGADKHDALMAMKADWTKEPCATDAFTEFAKWTKDYTLKPFMGISNQQSYTLFVAGRAAMMLEGDWLVSQLTGSKVNLDDYGIVPFPTNTNRLYGFAEYNYVSTKSKSPDLAAKFLDYFLSTKVQQDLVGQISSISVNKNVQYTDQKPLEAKWLEIFKTYSKVYMNGDQAFPLDVTTEYFRVINDVASGNVQPADAAKQLQTFIAGRT from the coding sequence ATGGCTGGCAACTTCAAATATGCGCGTTGGTTCGGCGCTGCTGCTTTGGCAGTGGCGGCCTTTTCGGCAACGAATGTTGCTGCGGAAGACCTGACGCTGTGGACGCTAAACTTCGACAACGGTGCGGCAAACGGCGCGCTGAAGAAGGTGGCGAAGGATTTCGAGGCCGCCAATCCCGGCACCCATATCGAAATCGTCCAGCGCGGCGTCGATGAACACAAGACTGCTCTTCGCGTCGCGGCGGGTTCGAGCAAAGGCCCGGATATCTATTTCAGCTGGGCCGGCCTTGGCCTCGGGGGCGAATATGTGAAGGCGGGCCTCTCGCTACCGCTCGACAAGTATTACATCCAGTACAAGTGGAACGACGAACTGCTTCCGTCCGCCGCCGCTTTTGCCGATCTCTATCCCGGCGGCAAGCACGGCGTTCCCTTCACCTTCAAGGGTGAGGCGATCTACTACAACAAGAAGCTCTTCCAGAAGGCTGGTATCACCGGGGAGCCGAAGACCTACGAGGAGCTGTTGGCCGCAGCCGACAAGCTCAAGGCCGCCGGCATTCCGGCCTTCACCTTCGGCGGCTCGGTCAACTGGCATGTCATGCGCCTGATGGACGTGCTGCTCGAAACCAAGTGCGGCGCCGACAAGCATGACGCGCTGATGGCGATGAAGGCGGACTGGACCAAGGAGCCCTGCGCGACCGACGCCTTCACCGAATTCGCCAAGTGGACGAAGGATTACACTCTGAAGCCCTTCATGGGCATCAGCAACCAGCAGTCCTATACGCTGTTCGTCGCCGGCCGCGCCGCGATGATGCTCGAGGGTGACTGGCTGGTCAGCCAGCTCACCGGCAGCAAGGTCAATCTCGACGATTACGGCATCGTGCCGTTCCCGACGAACACCAATCGCCTCTATGGCTTTGCCGAGTACAATTACGTCAGCACCAAGAGCAAGAGCCCGGACCTTGCCGCCAAGTTCCTCGACTATTTCCTGTCGACGAAAGTGCAGCAGGATCTCGTTGGCCAGATCAGCTCGATCTCAGTCAACAAGAATGTCCAGTACACCGACCAGAAGCCGCTCGAGGCGAAATGGCTTGAGATCTTCAAGACCTACAGCAAGGTCTACATGAATGGCGACCAGGCCTTCCCGCTTGACGTGACAACCGAATACTTCCGGGTGATCAACGATGTCGCCTCCGGCAACGTCCAGCCGGCCGATGCTGCCAAGCAGCTGCAGACCTTCATCGCAGGTCGTACCTGA
- a CDS encoding NADH:flavin oxidoreductase, whose amino-acid sequence MTSNDPLLQPYQLKHLTLKNRIMSTAHEPAYSEGGMPTDRYRLYHREKAKGGIALTMTAGSAIVSADSPPAFGNLHAYRDEIVPWLKKLADDCHEFGAAVMIQLTHLGRRTGWNKGDWLPVLAPSPIREPAHRAFPKAAEDWDIERIIGDFAAAAQRMQAAGLDGIEIEAYGHLTDGFWSPATNRREDEFGGSLENRMRFSMMVTEAIRKAVGPEFIVGMRMVADEDWEKGLSREEGIEIARRLVASGNIDFLNIIRGHIDSDAALNNVIPIQGMASAPHLDFAGEVRAATKFPVFHAARIGDVATARHAIAEGKLDMVGMTRAHIADPHIVNKVMSGQEASIRPCVGATYCLDRIYEGGEALCIHNAATSREAEMPHRIERAQALRKVVVIGAGPAGLEAARVLAERGHKVDVLEASSKAGGQVNLLIRNPRRKEMIGIVDWRLAELERLGVTLHYDVYAGADDVMAFEPDLVIVATGGIAQSPELESGDSLVTSSWDILAGAVKAEGQVLLYDDNGGHPGMSAAEVIANGGAELELVSPERFFAPEMGGMNHVPYAKTFAEKNVRVTINTRLKSVRRDGNALVAVLGSDFSDETQWERRVSQVVVEHGTVANDELYLELKPSSRNLGAVDYPALIARRSPLPVKNEAGSFDLIRIGDAIASRNIHAAIYDALRYCSLL is encoded by the coding sequence ATGACCTCCAACGATCCCTTGCTCCAGCCCTATCAGCTCAAGCACCTGACGCTGAAGAACCGCATCATGTCGACGGCGCATGAGCCGGCCTATTCGGAAGGCGGCATGCCGACGGATCGTTACAGGCTCTATCACCGCGAGAAGGCCAAGGGCGGTATCGCGCTGACAATGACGGCGGGCTCGGCGATCGTCTCGGCGGATTCGCCGCCGGCCTTCGGCAATCTGCATGCCTATCGCGATGAGATTGTGCCCTGGCTGAAGAAGCTTGCCGACGACTGTCACGAGTTCGGGGCTGCTGTCATGATCCAGCTGACCCACCTCGGCCGCCGCACCGGCTGGAACAAGGGTGACTGGCTGCCGGTGTTGGCGCCATCGCCGATCCGCGAGCCGGCGCATCGCGCCTTTCCGAAGGCGGCTGAAGATTGGGATATCGAACGGATCATTGGCGACTTTGCGGCAGCGGCACAACGCATGCAGGCGGCCGGCCTGGATGGTATCGAGATTGAGGCCTATGGCCATCTGACCGACGGCTTCTGGTCACCGGCAACGAATCGACGCGAGGACGAATTCGGCGGTTCGCTTGAAAACCGCATGCGGTTCTCGATGATGGTGACAGAAGCCATTCGCAAGGCGGTCGGCCCGGAGTTCATTGTCGGCATGCGCATGGTGGCTGACGAGGATTGGGAGAAAGGGCTTTCACGCGAAGAAGGCATTGAGATTGCCAGGCGGCTGGTGGCCTCCGGCAATATCGATTTCCTCAATATCATTCGCGGCCATATCGATAGCGACGCGGCGCTCAACAATGTCATTCCGATCCAGGGTATGGCCTCGGCACCGCATCTCGATTTTGCCGGCGAGGTGAGGGCTGCGACAAAATTCCCCGTCTTCCACGCCGCCCGCATCGGCGATGTCGCGACGGCGCGTCATGCGATCGCGGAAGGCAAGCTCGACATGGTCGGCATGACGCGCGCCCATATCGCCGATCCGCACATCGTCAACAAGGTGATGTCCGGGCAGGAGGCCAGTATCCGCCCCTGCGTCGGCGCGACCTACTGTCTCGACCGCATCTATGAGGGTGGCGAGGCGCTCTGTATTCACAATGCGGCGACGAGCCGCGAGGCCGAGATGCCGCATCGGATCGAGCGCGCCCAGGCGCTTCGCAAAGTCGTCGTCATCGGCGCCGGGCCTGCGGGCCTGGAGGCGGCGCGCGTGCTGGCCGAGCGCGGCCATAAGGTCGACGTGCTGGAGGCGAGCAGCAAGGCCGGCGGGCAGGTGAATCTGCTCATCCGCAACCCGCGCCGCAAGGAGATGATCGGCATCGTCGACTGGCGGCTGGCGGAGCTGGAGCGGTTGGGCGTCACGCTTCACTACGACGTCTATGCGGGAGCTGACGATGTTATGGCGTTCGAGCCCGATCTCGTCATCGTGGCAACGGGTGGCATCGCGCAATCCCCCGAGCTGGAGAGCGGCGACAGCCTCGTCACCTCCTCCTGGGACATTCTGGCCGGCGCAGTCAAGGCCGAGGGTCAGGTGCTGCTTTACGACGACAATGGCGGACATCCGGGCATGTCGGCGGCAGAAGTCATCGCCAATGGCGGCGCCGAACTGGAACTCGTCTCGCCGGAGCGCTTCTTCGCGCCCGAGATGGGCGGCATGAACCATGTCCCCTATGCCAAGACCTTTGCCGAGAAGAATGTCCGGGTCACCATCAATACCAGACTGAAATCGGTGCGCCGCGACGGCAATGCACTCGTTGCGGTTCTAGGGTCCGATTTCTCGGATGAGACGCAATGGGAGCGGCGGGTGTCCCAGGTGGTCGTCGAGCATGGCACGGTGGCGAATGATGAGCTTTATCTTGAGCTGAAGCCATCATCGCGCAATCTTGGTGCTGTTGATTATCCCGCATTGATTGCCCGGCGATCGCCGCTGCCCGTCAAGAACGAAGCTGGTTCCTTCGATCTGATCCGCATCGGTGATGCGATCGCAAGCCGCAATATCCATGCCGCGATTTACGACGCGCTGCGCTATTGCTCACTTCTGTGA
- a CDS encoding carbohydrate ABC transporter permease, producing MTATSATSISDDFETIIPAKRKRDPVLIGLWIALLVVAAIWLAPFVFIVFTSLKTQADVTSTGAFMPPLDPAFENYSSAWGRGNFANAFLNSTIITVIKVPLGLILSAMAAYALAKIRLRFSKLLLLLVVFGTMIPFQVMLAPLFTLVNSLGLIDTYPGVILPYIAFGVPYQVFILHGFFKGIPKELSEAALIDGASHFTIFRRIFLPVCLPVLAALLILDFVSTWNEFAMALVLLQDQHMWTLPLGLMSFQGQFSNDYGQLNAAIVMTVLPATIVYLIFQRYFVSGLTSGAVKG from the coding sequence ATGACGGCAACATCGGCCACATCCATATCGGACGACTTCGAGACCATCATACCGGCAAAGCGCAAGCGCGATCCCGTCCTGATCGGCCTATGGATCGCACTGCTGGTCGTCGCGGCGATCTGGCTTGCGCCTTTCGTCTTCATCGTCTTCACCTCGCTGAAAACGCAGGCCGACGTGACATCGACCGGCGCCTTCATGCCGCCGCTCGATCCGGCCTTCGAGAATTATTCGAGCGCCTGGGGCCGCGGCAATTTCGCCAATGCCTTCCTCAACAGCACCATCATCACCGTGATCAAGGTGCCGCTCGGTCTCATCCTCTCGGCGATGGCCGCCTATGCTCTCGCCAAGATCAGGCTGAGGTTCAGCAAGTTGCTGCTACTCCTCGTCGTTTTCGGCACGATGATCCCCTTTCAGGTCATGCTGGCGCCGCTCTTCACGCTGGTCAACTCGCTCGGACTGATCGACACCTATCCCGGCGTGATCCTACCTTACATCGCCTTCGGCGTGCCCTATCAGGTCTTCATCCTTCACGGCTTCTTCAAAGGCATTCCGAAGGAACTGTCTGAGGCAGCCCTGATCGACGGCGCAAGCCATTTCACCATCTTCCGCCGGATATTCCTGCCCGTCTGCCTGCCAGTGCTCGCCGCACTGCTGATCCTGGACTTCGTCTCGACATGGAACGAGTTCGCCATGGCGCTCGTGCTGCTGCAGGACCAGCACATGTGGACGCTGCCGCTCGGGCTTATGTCCTTCCAGGGGCAGTTTTCCAACGATTACGGGCAGTTGAATGCCGCAATTGTCATGACCGTGCTGCCGGCAACTATCGTTTATCTGATCTTCCAGCGTTACTTCGTCTCCGGCCTCACTTCCGGCGCGGTCAAGGGCTGA